The Bos indicus x Bos taurus breed Angus x Brahman F1 hybrid chromosome 11, Bos_hybrid_MaternalHap_v2.0, whole genome shotgun sequence sequence atactgaagtggtttgccattcccttctccagtggaccacattctgtcagatctctccaccatgacccgcccatcttgggttgcctcacgggcatggcttagtttcattgagttagacaaggctgtggtcctagtgtgattagattgactagttttctgtgagtatggtttcagtgtgtttgccctctgatgccctcttgcaacaccaaccatcttactttggtttctcttactttgggcgtggggtatctcttcacggctgctccagcaaagggcagccattgttccttaccttggaagaggggtatctcctcaccactgctcttcctgaccttcaacatgggataggtcctctaggccctcctgcacccgtgcagccacAGCCTTACCTTTCTGATTTCTGTACTCCCAGCCCCTAGGACATAACACTGGCTTAAGAtgtttttgttgaataaatgaatagagaAACACTTGGCAGCTGTTACCACCAGCCCTTACTCCCTATAATACTTTAGCTGATCCTGTTTTTCAGAGGAAACTTGTGTGCCATATATACTTTTGTTGAATaacagaagtgaaagggaagggtgttcaagctggtctttGCTGGCCAGTGATGTTCCTAAGTGCTTTGCATTCAGTGATGAGGAGTGGGTTTCTAATTCCCCAAGGAGATCGCTCATGACTCCATTCATCTTTACTCTTCTACATCAGATCCAAGAAAAGTCAATGACCATGTggaaaaaacatttgttttcagtgaaatttatttcaaaatcattGAACAATCTGATCATTCTTCCCTATTCataaatgctatgctatgctaagtcacttcagtcgtgtccgactctgtgtgaccccatagacggtagcctaccaggctcccccgtccccaggattctccaggcaagaacactggagtaggttgccatttccttctccaatgcatgaaagtgaaaagtgaaagtgaagtcgcctagtcgtgtccgactcttagcgaccccatggaccgcagcctaccaagctcctccatccatgggattttccaggcaagagtactggagtggggtgccattgccttctccgctatttataaataattctatttaaataatCTGAGCTTGTATACTTTCAGGCTTGGTGAAAGGACTTGACAGAAGGATGGCACTCTAACCCAAAGGAAATTGGTTCCACAGTTATTGAAGGCTAGGATTTTTCACAGATGCGCCTGCTTCTAGGCCCCCTGGAACTAAATTAAATAGACTAAcacatcaataaataaataaataaatagttaagtGGTTGCTCATCAGAAGCTGGGTGCAAAGGACAGAGGATTTCTTTGAAACTAGTGTGCCATGGTTTTTGCCAGGCTGGCTTTGAGTGAGTAGAAGTGAGAGAGGGGTGGCTCAGTGGATGGGGTCTGAGGATGGGCTCTGGGAGGAGGGGATTGTTCCTCCTGGCCGTGGGGAGATCTCTAAGCACTAATGCAGGGAAGGCAGTCGGGCATGGATCAGACAACAGTGAAGTTCAGGCTGCAGCTacattcttcccttcccttctgccAGTCCTCGGGGTTATTCAGCCCACGTGGACTCCCTGGGTATGGCTTTCTTTAGGGAGAGAGGGTTTCCATTCTGAAGTCAGTTATATCCTGGCCACCTCGAAAATGTCCCAGGAAGACGGGCCTTTCTTCGATTTGAGAAGTGCTGATGTACCAGTTAGGGTACAGGACAGACTCAAATTCAACTGTATTCTTGATTTCTGTCTTGTAGAAGACAAAGCGCTTTTCCATATTCCTCTTGGGGTAGACTTTGGGGTCTACTTCCTgcagcaaaacagaaataaacatctTTAAGAAGGAAAGGGCAAAGACATTCTACCCTGGTCTGGACAAAGTTGTTCTCTGGGTCATTTAAAAATGGATCAGCAGGGCTCGGGTCCAGGAGCCAGACTCCTGAgttgtctttgtgaccccggcCTTCTGTGCGGTGACAGAAGGCACACTTATCCTTCTCTGAAACTTAGCATCAAATGCTAGTGTGTATAATATAggtggaaatattttcaaaagtgaaaattaGGTAAAAGCTTCTAGGTGTAGCTAGTTTCCAGGGACTTATCCTGTGTTTTTCCTCATGGCTCTGGCTAGAATGACTTCAAGTTGGACATGAAatttttgctgggaaaactggtggGAAAAGGAGGTGTGGTTTTGGGAGTGCAGTGGAGATGGCAGTGACTGGTCCCTTGAACCGATTAAGTCCTCAAAGTGTCATCTATCAaatggtggttgttgtttagtcactcagaagtgtccgactcttatgtgatcccatggactgtaacccaccaggctcctctgtccatagcatttccaggcaagaatactggagtgagttgccatttcctactccagggtttcttcccgaCGCAGAGGTCTAATTGGAATCTCTTGcgtttacaggcagattctttacctctgagccaccacggaagtcccatCAAATGGAGGAACTCTAACAATGTATAATCTGTTTGGTGGcaagatggaaaaaaatctgcAGAATAATTTACTTTTTGTGTTATGGGAGTGAAAGCTACATGCATTTGACACTTACATTAAATTGATTTCCATTTATGCAAAATTATCATGTAGATCTACTCCCAGAGGTTCTGGGGAAGGAGGAAAGTTAGTTGTCTGTGAAGTAAGTGATGGCTAGGGATGCCCCAGAAAAGCCTGAGAAGGGCCTTCAGCCCCTGGTATTCACTCACCTCCAGCTGCAGGGTGGGCGTATCACCTTTTTTCACACAAGACAGGTATAGATTCTTGTCCTTGATACCCAAGGCCACAGGAATCTTGttgtctctttcctctccttgcaCAAAGCTCATGCAGAACACCactggggagaggagaagggtCTTGTGGTCAGGGATATGGCACTGCAGGGTCAGCCCAATCCCTGGACCCCAAGCCCAAGACTCATACAGTATAGCATCCTCTGTGGGAACCCACACTGAGGTTCTTATGGCAACCCACACTGAGGTTCCTACAGCCTAACAGATAGGGTAATCCCACAGATCATAGCAGCTTCAGTTTCTTGAAACAGGTGTTTCCCTCAAATGGTCTGGGGGCTTCTCAGAGACTCATCATAGTGGCAATGAAAAATCAGGgggtctaatttttaaaaataggagaaaGCTCTCATGTCCCTGACTGATCCACAAGAACAGAACAGTATGATCAACatgaaaattgagaaaagagaTAAAGCTGGGCTCCTGAAAGACACTGGTCATGGATCTATTTCAAGACTATAAACAGGAAAGTGGGAAGAACCTGGGAAAGGAGAAGCTTAGCTGGGAAAAGGGGTTCCAAAGAAAAGACATGCATTTTTAGTCTTCCTTAGTTATAGCTGTCTCACTTAGAGGCCCGAAGGTCATGCTCAGAACGCTGTTCTAAAGAAACAGGGTTGTCTTGGCTTGGTTGAAACCAGGATGCTTTCCCTCAGGGATGCCTCTCTTCAAGGTCAACACCCTTTGAAGAGAACAGTCTGGCTGCTCCTTTCAGCTGCCCTCTTGGTTACGCCCCTGCATACAGGGTTCAGCCACAGTGGCAAAGTGCCAGACAGATTCCTGCAACCCGTGGGCCACCCCTGGACTTGAAGCAATGCCAGTGacatgggcttgcctggtggctcaatggtaaagaatctgcctgccagtgtaggagacacgggttcgatctctggtctggggagatcccacatgccacagagcaagtaagcctgtgCGTCACAGCTACTGAcactgtactctagagcccatgagccatcTACTGAAGCCCcctcaccctagagcccatgctccacagcaagagaagtcactgcaatgagaatccaatgcaccacagctagagagtagccccagctcatcacaagtagagaaaagccctcacagcaacaaaaacccacacagccaaaaataaagaaaaatttaaaaataaaaataaaaaggttgcCAGTGACAGTAGAGAGATATAAGTTCCTGCTTGTCAGTTAGGTTTCCCTCTAAGGAACCATCTGGTTTTGGATGGGAAGGATGTTAGGGGTAAGGGGGCAGGGTTGAGAATGAGGAGGGACAAATTATCTCCTCACCATTCTAGTTTCAACCCCAAAAACCGGAAGAAAGAACCCACAGGCAGTTAGGTCATGTCCATCAAATGACCTCTTTCTAACAGAAGCACTGCCATTAAATGACTTGGCTGGGCAGTGGTCCTGGGCTTGCTGGAGCAGTCTAATTTCTCAGAGTCACCTCTGTTGCTGAAAAATGAACGTACTAAGGGACTCAATGTGGTCTCATCACTAGAATCCAAACAAAACGTTTGCATGTccttcattattgttgttgttatttagttgctaaatcatatccCCTTGACTATAGCCCTCTAggtcatggaatttcccaggcaagaatactggagtgggtttccatttccttctccagaggatcttcctgatccagggattgaacctatgtatcctgcattgacaggcagattctttaccattgagccatctgggaagccccagcatgtTCTTTATTATATGCTATTTCACTGCCATGGATCATTTTCCTTAATGGGTCTGCTCTGTTGAAAATGTAGAGAATTAGCAAGCAACGAGGAGGCCAAGAAAAGAGACAAAGTCCCCAGGTACCTTCTCGGTTCATTTCCTGTGAGAGGAGGTGGAGAGCCTTCAGCACACATGGGCTAGCCAGCACCAGGGATTTTTGCTCtctgtcctggagtttgcacTTTATTGACTGCACGGGTGCGTCACACAGAAACTCGTCGGAGGACGTTTCGAAGATGACAGGCTCTGAAATGTGGAGCACAGATCTTGTTTAGGGAGATTCCCAGGTGATTATGGGAGGCAGAATTTGTTTCCTTGGAGGACATCTGAGCATGCCTAGCTGATGCTCGATTACATCAGTGGAGAGGAGGTTGGGGTGGGTCAGAACACTGCGCCTGGCACCCTAAGACGTAGGTTCAAACTTCAGCTCTATTACTTGCCGTGGATGAGCCATGGAGTCACTTATGTAAAATGGTGGTGGCAACAGATGTGGCCGAACAAGGACATCCTGAGATTCACAGGatataatataaatgaaagcATACAGAATGACTGGCTGCTTTGCAAATATGAGTAGTTATCAAGGTCCTATTTTAAGAATAGTTTCAACAactaaaaaggagagtgaaaccATCACCAAGTTGGATTCTATACAGTAGTGTATTGAAATGTAACATTTTGGGTACCATTTTATGCAAGTCTGTAAATTCGAGAAAAGCTTCCATAATTTTAGGATGCATAGCATGATTAGCCAGTTACATCATTATTTCATTAAGGAAGAATTCCTTAAAAAGTCTTTTAAGGGAGCAAATCAATctgatggaaaacaaaacaaaaaaagactggtTTCAACTGAAGAGATGATTAACTGAGCTTCTAGGTGTCTCTGTTTTCCTCTCATTACTGGGCCCTCTACTTTTAAAGGGTTTCAGCCTCGGGGGTTGGGGGGTGTTAGCTGTTGGGTTATGgcctctgagaaggaaatgaccagcGATCTCATGTCTGCCCTCAGCTCTCATTAGGTACCTTCTTCAAAGATGAATGAAAGGATGCTCCTCAGGTCATCATCATGGAAGACATGTGCGTAGGCACTGTTCCTCAGCTTCTCCATGGCCACAATGACCGACACCACCTGCCTGAAGCTTTTGTTGTAGAACTGGTGAGAAATCTGCAGCTGGATGTTTCCATCTCCCATGGAACCGAGGTCCAGGTGTTGGATGCAGCTCTGTGAAGAGACCAAAGAAGTCAGCGTGGGAAGGTGGTTGGGCCAGACAACTCCTGTTTTGACacgagagaggaggaaggaggagattcatgcgtgctcagccactcagtcatgtccgacactcagagaccccatgggctgtagccaggctcctctgtccatgggattctgcaggcaagaatactaaagtgggttgccattttctcctccagggagtcttctggacccagggatctaacccactgcgtctcctgcattggtgggcagattctttaccactgagccacctgggaagcccaaggaagagATAACAGAGCTTCTAAAGATAAACTTTCATCTCTCTGcaacccagagaggttaagtggcttATCCAAAAACAGCGGCCAGTGAGAGGCAGACCCTAAACCATAATGTAAGCTTTCTAATGCAGTATACAACACTCTTCTAGAATAAATCCATTCTTACCTTATCTTTTCTTACACATGCTCCACCTAACCATAAACTTATACCTTCTAACACTATTTATCTTTTTGGAAGCCTAATGCACCAACgttatgtatttcatttttcagGGCTATGATGATCAGATTTTCAATATGCCTCTGCCCAATCAACAATGTTCTATACAACCTTTTTCTCAAATGCTGTCTCATAACCATCCTGCAAAAAAGTGGTTACTATTATGAAATAGTTCCTCAATTCAGAGAAACTGTTTAACTAACTGCATTAAGCCTTAACTGAAGTTGCTTGCAAGGCATGATAATGGTTTAAAAGTTTGAAGGACAGCTCAAGAGACCTGTAACAACACAGAGGAAAGCTGAGTGGGAGGGACATTCTGCCCAGAGCAGAGGCCCCAGGAGAGAGAGCCAGAATGCTGCAAGAGACTGTGGGAGGGAGGGCTGGACAGAGAAACTGGGCTCCATCTAGGGCTGGAGAAAACCAGTTGTGCtggttttaaagtctttaaagaaAGGAACTTTCAGCAAGACAGGAATGCTTGATAAGGCTGGAGGAGGTTGTCACGAACTAAAAACATCTGAGAGAACAGCTGCCTGCTAATTGGTACAACTGTGCTAGCTCGGCTGATGGCTGAACTACCTGAGAGAGTTATTAGATTACAGGAGTTATTACATTTACAGAAGAGGAGGGACAGCTGGAGGGTCAACAATGCTCTCTGGGTCACAAAGCATCTGACActactgagtgagtgagcacacacacacaaagaaacactCCTCTGCTAGATAAACTTAGCTCCTGCTGGTAATATCTCAGAGCCAAGGGTTGCAGGATGCTAGGGTCTCGGACATCATCCTGCTTATGACCCTTATTATTCAGACTAGCATCAAAGGGGTaaaatgacttgctcaagatcCAACAGCAAGTGAATAATTTTCTCGTAACTCCCAAACTCAACTTTTTGTTTACATCATGACTTGTTGTCCTTAAGCTCCACTTCAGGGAGCAAAAAACAATCCCACCCTTAAAGGAGGCAGACATATTCATTCTCAAGGTTATCATCTCTGGGTCAGGTTCAGTTCAAGTGATTAATGTAACTTCATCACTTTTAGAGCTGAACACCTCTcctaaaagaagaattaaatttGCTTGGAAGAGACAACAAGCACTATCTCTACTTAAATTCCCCTTCTAAAAGCCTCTGCAAGCATGGCCAGCATCACCAAGCCTCAGTGAAACACTGGTGGCATGGGAGTTGCAGAGTGGCCAGCTTCCATTTGTCTCACTGGAAGAGGATAAAGTCATTTTATCACAAAATTCCATAGGAACAAGCCGGCCCAGAACACTTCCCTTGAGTCTTTCCTCTGTCAGAGCCCCTCAACATGTTGGGATCAAAGCCCATAGACTCACCTTCATCTGTTTAGGGTCATCAGCCTCAAATAACAGCTCATTCTCGTCactgtaataaaaacagaaagattgCTCAATTTCATCTCCTGGACAAGATTAGCTTTTCTTCCCTGTTGATAATCTTCACCAtcaatgcatgtgtgctaagttgcttcagttgtgtctgactctttgtgatcctgtggctcctctgtccatgggattttccaggcaagaatactggagtattgccatgcccttgtccagggcatcttctggacccagggatcgaacccatgtctgctgcatctcctgggttgcaggcagattctttacccactgagccacctgggaagctgggcaATAGTAAACTGCAAACAACATGTTCCTTAGGGCTGCCTGAAGCAGGTAGTTGCCATGGTAATATACATGGGACAGCACAGGAGGAGAGTAGGTATCCATTGCTGTCTGAGCTCTCTGTTGTATCCTGAGACCTAACTTCCAGCCCGGTGAAAATCTGAGCTTTCCTTCTCAGTTAAGCCAAATCTGCCAAGGGATCCCCTGGATTGTCCACTTGGAacctttctttcctgtttccatTTGCAGGAAGCCCTGAAGCAGCATCTGGGTGGCCTAGGGGTACCATGGCTGGACTTGCAGTGGGACATCAGTCCTTAAACCAGGTTGACTTGGAACCCTGCTTGCCACTGTAAGAGGCAGTTTGGGAGACGAATCTGGTCTCTAAGCACATATAAAAATCCACTCTTGAGAGGAAAGCCCTGCTAACACAATTGGTATCAATTTTCCCACTGACCTGTAGTAAGCCATCATTTCGTTGATGGGTTCAGGTACGGTTGCCATGGCTGTTTCAGAAACCTGTgcaaagaggagaaaaatgagtGACCATTTGCCATGCCAGTCCCCACGAGGGCTGCCTTCTTCACATGTGAATTGCCCTCAGCATCTTGTACCTGGCAGGCAAGCAAAGAAGCCATTttcaaatgaatgagtgaatgcacGAAAGTCATCCTTTGGGTTcagagtaagtgaaagtcactcagctgtgtctgactctttgcaattcttaaggccagaatactggagtgggtaggtgggtagtctttcccttctccagggcatcttcccaaaccagggatcaaacccaggtctcctacattgtaggcggattctttacaagctgagccacaggggtCCAGAGTAAAGCATTTGCTAAACCAAGCCCAAACCAGGAGCGGATCTCTTAGGTGATCTGGGGGAGAGGTAGGATCCTGAGCTCTCAGATGCCAGCTGCTAGATAAGTGGTATTAATTCCCCTATTATTTTGCAAGTTATGGTATTATAACATAGCTGGCAGTTTTGCAGAAAGCCCAGCTgtcaggcagagaaggaagagaagagagagggaggaagacagaaaaaaagagagagagagactccttTAAGACCTAGTCAGAAGGAAGAATTAAAGTGGTACCTGGGCAATGAAGGTTGGCTGGAGAGAATAGGATCCCTGGGTGGCTTGCTGTGCCTCCAAGCGGGTATACTGTCTGCTGGTCTCTCCTACCTATTTTATGGCCTTCAAAAGCAGAAGTGGAGAGCTGAGAGATTTCCCCTTTGGTTAACTGATTTCGcaaccaagttaaaaaaaaaaaaaaaggattgatgGTAACTCCTGGGAGAGAAATAATTCTCCAGTCCTTGGGAGGGCAAGTGATAGCCAACTGTGACACATCCTTGCAAATGTGTCATCATGCAAATATATGTTGGTTTTTCTGACAACTTTTGTGCAGATGATGTGAAACCAAAATAGCGGGTTTTCCTAGGTAAGAAGGATGTTTTAATTTCGGATCTCCGGGGACAAAGTGgaggacacacacaggcacacgcacAAAATTGCTTCCTCGCTCACTCCTTGCACTTAAGTTTAGGAAACTTCTCACTTGGAGATGAATAAGTGAGCATAGGGAAGTGACAGTAACCCTGTGAATTCTGAACCCATCATGCTGTTTTCTACCTTGAAGGCTCTGGGTCAATTACTGAAGCCTCTGGGGAGGCATTTGATCTTGCTAGGATGAGGCAGGGAAAACACAGTTGTGCAGGGATGCAGGCTTCAGATGGAGCTGGGGGAACCTTGGAGACAAGCTCATCCAACCCATTCTGACCAGGTGCTGGTATCCTAGCCAATTGCATATGGAATCAACATTAATATTTGTTGGACAGTGAAATGAACCTGGATTGAGAACCTGTTTGAAAAGATTGTGAATAAGTTTCATAATCacattccctttttaaaatgcagagacgTTGGGGTCTTTTCTGGAAGaacagtgattaagactctgcgcttctaCTGCAACGGGgttaggtttgatccttggttggggaactgagatcccgcatgcctcatgGTGGGGCTACAAAAAAAACTGCAGAGATGGTTTATGcctaacagaattttttttttctgttaagtctGAGAAgcaaaaaatttctaaataaaaatattcagctgAGACTATATCTGTTGGTAGCTCCAAGAGTTATTAGACATTAgaccttttttttcctctagttttattGCAATGCTATTTACATTAAccttgtataagtttaaggtgttcaACAGgggcttcctcaatggctcagaggtaaataatccacctgcaattcaggagatgcaggagatgtagtttcgatccctggattgggaagatcccctggagaaggaaatggcaactcattccagtattcttgcctggaaaattccatggacagaagagcctggtgggctacagtccatggggttgcaaagagtcagacatgattgagtaactAAGTACAGCACAAGGTATACAAGTTgatgactttatatatatatatgggtgagtatatatatatatatatacacatatagcaaAAAGTTTAACCATTCATaaacttatacatatatacacatatgtactatatgtgtatatatatacatatatatacacatggtgTTGAGAACATTTATGATTTAccttcttagcaactttcagctATATGATACAGTGCAGTacagtgttaattgctcagtcgtgtaaccccatggattgtagctcaccaggctcctctgtccatgggatttcccaggcaagaatactggagtgagttgccattcctttctgcaggggatcttccctacccagggatcgaacccaggtctcccacattgcaggtggattctttaccacctgaaccaccagggaagcccacatgatacgtaatgctgctaagttgcttcagtcgtgtccaactctgtgcaaccccacagacggcagcccaccaggctctcccgtccctgggattctccaagcaagaacactggagtgggttgccatttccttctccaatgcaggaaagtgaaaagtgaaagtgaagttgctcagtcatgtccgactcttagcaaccccatggactgcagcctaccaggctcctccgttcatgggattttccaggcaagagtactggagttgggtgccattgccttctccgtgatacGTAATACAGTATAGATAGCTAAGTTCTGGGAATCTAA is a genomic window containing:
- the IL1B gene encoding interleukin-1 beta, whose amino-acid sequence is MATVPEPINEMMAYYSDENELLFEADDPKQMKSCIQHLDLGSMGDGNIQLQISHQFYNKSFRQVVSVIVAMEKLRNSAYAHVFHDDDLRSILSFIFEEEPVIFETSSDEFLCDAPVQSIKCKLQDREQKSLVLASPCVLKALHLLSQEMNREVVFCMSFVQGEERDNKIPVALGIKDKNLYLSCVKKGDTPTLQLEEVDPKVYPKRNMEKRFVFYKTEIKNTVEFESVLYPNWYISTSQIEERPVFLGHFRGGQDITDFRMETLSP